The Penaeus vannamei isolate JL-2024 chromosome 16, ASM4276789v1, whole genome shotgun sequence genome includes a window with the following:
- the LOC113815839 gene encoding methyltransferase-like protein 22, which translates to MASETSERLKVTSEIFDYFKKEAIDGSPGAVLTRYEFVYPSYMTSGEANKKMKAKDLPVSEKDSQTKKEGVVLIEQQSATIIDLVGEQVWRGALLLADFIFHHPEIFKNANILELASGVGLTSIVASMIVKKVLITDVDRGEIFSLIHRNFKRNKALVKAETLVKELDFDNHATIDENSESLKDISIILAADIIYNNHLTELFFKTVLRLMSEPPNKTLYVAQEKRYVFSFAFCYDYFLDRIEWLRSQNTSTINWTTEEVPIDFKQYFNYEKTQNLVLWKISAELK; encoded by the exons ATGGCTTCGGAGACTTCAGAGAGGTTGAAAGTAACTTCCGAAATATTTGATTACTTCAAGAAAGAAGCGATTGATGGCTCCCCAGGAG CTGTGTTAACAAGGTATGAATTTGTGTACCCTTCCTACATGACATCAGGTGAggccaataaaaaaatgaaagcaaaggaTCTGCCAGTCAGCGAAAAGGACAGTCAGACTAAGAAAGAAGGTGTTGTTCTTATAG AACAACAGAGTGCCACAATCATAGACTTGGTCGGTGAACAGGTTTGGCGCGGAGCTCTCCTTCTTGCAGACTTTATCTTCCACCATCCTGAGATCTTCAAGAATGCAAATATCCTGGAACTGGCTTCTGGGGTTGGATTAACATCCATTGTCGCCAGCATGATTGTAAAGAAAGTTTTGATTACAG ATGTGGACCGCGGGGAAATTTTTTCTCTAATTCATCGTAATTTCAAAAGAAATAAAGCATTGGTTAAAGCAGAAACCCTTGTGAAAGAATTAGATTTTGATAACCATGCTACAATAGATGAAAACTCTGAGTCACTTAAAGACATCTCTATCATCCTGGCTGCAGATA taataTATAACAACCACTTGACAGAGCTGTTCTTCAAGACAGTATTGAGATTGATGAGTGAACCACCTAACAAGACATTGTATGTGGCACAAGAGAAGAG GTACgttttttcatttgcattttgcTATGATTATTTCCTTGACCGCATAGAGTGGCTGCGTTCTCAGAATACATCAACAATCAACTGGACTACAGAAGAAGTCCCCATCGATTTCAAGCAGTACTTCAACTATGAAAAGACACAGAATTTAGTGCTCTGGAAAATTAGTGCAGAGTTAAAATGA
- the LOC138864492 gene encoding vitelline membrane outer layer protein 1 homolog encodes MGMDDVGVGIVRFFCQYPSGQEARVITIGLDEADIPGQWLDLQTCPSGTWIKAFKQSITAKLGTGDDDALHNVIFYCSSDANGRSGLGVELDGTGDPRTQTKDTAQCPFSMVACGATARIAPFAGRKGDDTAINHVFLACCFSDV; translated from the exons ATGGGCATGGATGACGTCGGAGTGGGCATAGTTCGGTTCTTCTGCCAGTACCCGAGTGGGCAGGAGGCCAGAGTCATCACGATCGGATTAGATGAAGCTGATATCCCAGGACAGTGGCTGG ATCTTCAGACCTGTCCGTCAGGGACATGGATAAAAGCCTTCAAGCAGAGTATTACGGCAAAGCTTGGTACTGGCGACGACGATGCACTCCACAACGTCATCTTCTACTGCTCCTCCGATGCGAACGGACGCTCTGGCTTGG gaGTAGAACTCGACGGTACAGGGGATCCGCGAACCCAAACAAAAGACACAGCCCAGTGCCCGTTCTCGATGGTCGCTTGTGGAGCAACGGCGAGAATCGCTCCATTTGCAGGTAGAAAAGGTGACGATACTGCTATCAACCATGTTTTTTTGGCTTGCTGTTTTAGTGACGTATAG